Proteins from a genomic interval of Solea solea chromosome 10, fSolSol10.1, whole genome shotgun sequence:
- the atf4a gene encoding cyclic AMP-dependent transcription factor ATF-4 isoform X2 — protein MTHSQWAMEDVEALCLEPLFQTADPIGPLLDQVKEEALSPSSSLEGKAPASPSPSYSSYASSLSPYQALSPLPSPSASYPSSFLGTKDGADSFPWLVASNLLDASVGADDGNDDTLTGMDWMLEKTDLSELYLNSLIESCSADGSLSSPEALLASLDSHMDLDLESYDKTISASQESLELSLSLPGIPALPLVVPLLEVSEAKETEVAPDQEVDMKLEPPSPAPSPSPPSPTFTLEPKSEGDEEKVAQSLTATVIPDSSGNLQATESIISSAPTSAQLVVVVVTNKDEPPLVSLPESPSKSSSPSSDCDDDSGFESWAGSPPSTPSSAAGSSRTKPYTKPEPASASSPSSKASKVKSVSGAPKVVEKKLKKMEQNKTAATRYRQKKRVEQDLLNDECLDLEKRNQELAEKAESISREIKYLKDLMEEVRKRRNKTTSVA, from the exons ATGACACATTCTCAGTGGGCTATGGAGGACGTGGAGGCCCTGTGCTTAG AACCCTTGTTTCAGACGGCTGACCCCATTGGGCCCCTTCTGGACCAAGTTAAAGAAGAAgctctttctccctcctcctctctcgaGGGGAAGGCGCCAGCTTCGCCCTCCCCCTCATATTCTTCGTACGCATCATCCCTGTCTCCCTACCAGGCCCTCTCTCCACTTCCGTCTCCTTCTGCTTCCTATCCCTCCTCATTCCTGGGAACCAAGGATGGAGCAGACTCCTTCCCATGGCTGGTTGCCAGCAACCTGCTCGATGCCTCTGTTGGAGCAGATGATGGCAACG ATGATACCTTAACTGGCATGGATTGGATGTTGGAGAAAACCGACCTGAGTGAATTATACCTGAATTCCCTCATCGAGTCCTGCTCAGCCGATGGTTCTCTCAGCTCTCCTGAGGCTCTCCTGGCCTCGCTCGACTCCCACATGGATCTCGACCTAGAATCCTACGACAAAACCATCTCTGCTTCGCAGGAGAGCCTTGAGCTTAGTCTGTCACTGCCTGGTATTCCTGCTCTGCCCCTGGTGGTACCTCTCCTTGAGGTATCTGAGGCCAAGGAGACCGAGGTGGCTCCTGATCAGGAGGTAGATATGAAGTTGGagcctccttctcctgctccctCTCCATCTCCCCCGTCTCCAACATTCACACTGGAGCCAAAAAGTGAAGGGGATGAGGAAAAAGTGGCCCAATCTCTCACTGCCACTGTCATCCCAGATTCCAGCGGAAACCTTCAGGCCACCGAGTCCATCATTTCCTCTGCTCCCACCTCAGCTCAActcgtggtggtggtggtcacCAACAAAGATGAGCCTCCCCTCGTATCTCTCCCCGAGTCACCCAGTAAGTCCTCTTCTCCATCAAGCGACTGTGATGACGACTCAGGATTTGAATCGTGGGCCGGCTCTCCTCCATCCACTCCCTCCTCTGCAGCTGGGTCCTCCAGGACGAAGCCTTACACCAAGCCAGAGCctgcctctgcctcctctccctcGTCCAAGGCCTCCAAAGTCAAATCGGTGTCTGGTGCGCCCAAGGTGGTCGAGAAGAAACTGAAGAAGATGGAGCAGAACAAAACGGCAGCCACTCGCTACAGGCAGAAGAAGAGGGTCGAGCAGGATCTGCTGAACGACGAGTGCCTAGACCTGGAGAAGAGGAACCAAGAGCTCGCAGAGAAGGCGGAGTCCATCAGCCGAGAGATTAAGTATCTCAAGGATCTGATGGAGGAAGTTCGCAAGCGCCGCAACAAGACCACTTCTGTGGCTTAA
- the atf4a gene encoding cyclic AMP-dependent transcription factor ATF-4 isoform X1, whose product MTHSQWAMEDVEALCLEPLFQTADPIGPLLDQVKEEALSPSSSLEGKAPASPSPSYSSYASSLSPYQALSPLPSPSASYPSSFLGTKDGADSFPWLVASNLLDASVGADDGNADDTLTGMDWMLEKTDLSELYLNSLIESCSADGSLSSPEALLASLDSHMDLDLESYDKTISASQESLELSLSLPGIPALPLVVPLLEVSEAKETEVAPDQEVDMKLEPPSPAPSPSPPSPTFTLEPKSEGDEEKVAQSLTATVIPDSSGNLQATESIISSAPTSAQLVVVVVTNKDEPPLVSLPESPSKSSSPSSDCDDDSGFESWAGSPPSTPSSAAGSSRTKPYTKPEPASASSPSSKASKVKSVSGAPKVVEKKLKKMEQNKTAATRYRQKKRVEQDLLNDECLDLEKRNQELAEKAESISREIKYLKDLMEEVRKRRNKTTSVA is encoded by the exons ATGACACATTCTCAGTGGGCTATGGAGGACGTGGAGGCCCTGTGCTTAG AACCCTTGTTTCAGACGGCTGACCCCATTGGGCCCCTTCTGGACCAAGTTAAAGAAGAAgctctttctccctcctcctctctcgaGGGGAAGGCGCCAGCTTCGCCCTCCCCCTCATATTCTTCGTACGCATCATCCCTGTCTCCCTACCAGGCCCTCTCTCCACTTCCGTCTCCTTCTGCTTCCTATCCCTCCTCATTCCTGGGAACCAAGGATGGAGCAGACTCCTTCCCATGGCTGGTTGCCAGCAACCTGCTCGATGCCTCTGTTGGAGCAGATGATGGCAACG CAGATGATACCTTAACTGGCATGGATTGGATGTTGGAGAAAACCGACCTGAGTGAATTATACCTGAATTCCCTCATCGAGTCCTGCTCAGCCGATGGTTCTCTCAGCTCTCCTGAGGCTCTCCTGGCCTCGCTCGACTCCCACATGGATCTCGACCTAGAATCCTACGACAAAACCATCTCTGCTTCGCAGGAGAGCCTTGAGCTTAGTCTGTCACTGCCTGGTATTCCTGCTCTGCCCCTGGTGGTACCTCTCCTTGAGGTATCTGAGGCCAAGGAGACCGAGGTGGCTCCTGATCAGGAGGTAGATATGAAGTTGGagcctccttctcctgctccctCTCCATCTCCCCCGTCTCCAACATTCACACTGGAGCCAAAAAGTGAAGGGGATGAGGAAAAAGTGGCCCAATCTCTCACTGCCACTGTCATCCCAGATTCCAGCGGAAACCTTCAGGCCACCGAGTCCATCATTTCCTCTGCTCCCACCTCAGCTCAActcgtggtggtggtggtcacCAACAAAGATGAGCCTCCCCTCGTATCTCTCCCCGAGTCACCCAGTAAGTCCTCTTCTCCATCAAGCGACTGTGATGACGACTCAGGATTTGAATCGTGGGCCGGCTCTCCTCCATCCACTCCCTCCTCTGCAGCTGGGTCCTCCAGGACGAAGCCTTACACCAAGCCAGAGCctgcctctgcctcctctccctcGTCCAAGGCCTCCAAAGTCAAATCGGTGTCTGGTGCGCCCAAGGTGGTCGAGAAGAAACTGAAGAAGATGGAGCAGAACAAAACGGCAGCCACTCGCTACAGGCAGAAGAAGAGGGTCGAGCAGGATCTGCTGAACGACGAGTGCCTAGACCTGGAGAAGAGGAACCAAGAGCTCGCAGAGAAGGCGGAGTCCATCAGCCGAGAGATTAAGTATCTCAAGGATCTGATGGAGGAAGTTCGCAAGCGCCGCAACAAGACCACTTCTGTGGCTTAA
- the LOC131467150 gene encoding uncharacterized protein LOC131467150, with translation MLFTSFFMRRMSFTLPRHVIWESEGLVAYLHPRSWTPGSVILECSSSGSPGGGSIFHLPESEYLSWLLGARAVAELLCDRLRVRRCALVSRRHRDRPAQIHVLPLHGLDAEWRPHLAGEEEHNTFDPGFCTSKTAPRWSDASMTEIQTKIRAKLPSPNAPPNLTFLGDDPADPGLFSRIVRGEEQHWRVWEDRAHVAFLTPFPNSPGFTVLVPRRPLTSDIFRLVKEDYEALVQAARKAAQLLEESLGASDVGLIFEGFEIDYAHAKLIPLFLPSSSEAGIKSSEPRTPQFYPTYPGYVTSEDGPEASLESLKEIHAKIIQI, from the exons ATGCTTTTCACGAGCTTCTTTATGAGGAG AATGTCTTTCACTCTCCCCCGTCATGTCATCTGGGAGTCAGAGGGGCTGGTGGCCTACCTTCACCCGCGGTCCTGGACCCCAGGGTCTGTTATCCTGGAGTGCAGCTCCTCTGGCAGCCCGGGGGGAGGAAGCATCTTCCACCTACCAGAGTCAGAGTACTTGTCGTGGCTGCTGGGAGCGAGGGCCGTCGCTGAGCTGCTGTGCGACAGGTTAAGAGTTCGGAGGTGTGCGCTTGTCAGCAGGCGGCACCGCGACAGACCTGCTCAG ATCCACGTCCTTCCCTTACATGGCCTTGATGCAGAGTGGCGTCCTCACCTGGCGGGGGAGGAGGAGCACAACACCTTCGACCCGGGTTTCTGCACCTCTAAGACGGCCCCCAGATGGAGTGACGCGAGCATGACTGAAATCCAAACCAAGATTCGAGCCAAACTCCCGTCGCCTAACGCGCCTCCAAACCTCACCTTCCTCGGGGACGACCCCGCAGACCCCGGCCTGTTCTCACGGATTGTCCGTGGGGAGGAGCAGCACTGGCGAGTGTGGGAGGACCGGGCTCACGTAGCCTTTCTTACGCCTTTCCCCAACTCCCCCGGTTTCACGGTGCTCGTCCCACGCCGGCCTTTGACCTCAGATATATTCAGACTAGTAAAGGAGGATTATGAAGCATTGGTGCAGGCAGCGAGGAAGGCGGCACAGCTTCTTGAGGAGAGTTTGGGCGCCTCAGACGTGGGGCTTATTTTTGAGGGTTTTGAGATCGACTATGCTCATGCCAAGCTGATACCACTGTTTCTACCGTCATCATCAGAAGCTGGAATTAAGTCCAGTGAACCCAGAACACCCCAGTTTTATCCCACTTACCCAGGATATGTGACCTCAGAGGACGGACCTGAAGCTAGCCTGGAAAGTCTCAAGGAGATACACGCCAAAATAATTCAGATTTAA
- the LOC131466968 gene encoding 3-mercaptopyruvate sulfurtransferase-like, with translation MARQARALVSSKWLWDAVKAQAKVRVLDSSWYLPKMRRNAKSEFKKRHIPGAAFFDIDQCCDKTSPLDHMLPSEKSFADYVGNLGIESDTHVVVYDASDVGAFSAPRVWWMFRSFGHSAVSLLNGGLRSWELEGRTVSDKCIRPAPTEFRASLNRSWIKTYEDILDNLDTKTFQVVDARPAGRFRGLDPEPRDNTEPGHIPGSISMPFHSFLSPSGHFLPNEELQALFKWAGVDLTRPICVSCGSAVTACLVALAAHECGHPGVSVYDGGWSEWYTRAVPEHIISEGRGKHL, from the exons ATGGCGCGTCAAGCGCGGGCTCTGGTCTCCTCTAAATGGCTCTGGGACGCTGTGAAGGCGCAGGCGAAAGTGCGCGTCTTGGACTCTTCATGGTACTTGCCAAAGATGCGGCGCAACGCAAAGAGCGAGTTCAAGAAGAGGCACATACCAGGTGCGGCGTTCTTTGACATAGACCAGTGTTGTGACAAAACGTCCCCTCTGGACCACATGCTGCCATCGGAGAAGAGTTTCGCAGACTACGTTGGAAACTTGGGAATCGAGAGCGACACGCACGTCGTGGTGTACGACGCCAGCGACGTCGGTGCGTTCTCTGCGCCGCGCGTGTGGTGGATGTTCCGGAGTTTCGGGCACAGCGCGGTGTCGCTGCTCAACGGCGGGCTCAGGAGCTGGGAGCTGGAGGGTCGGACTGTGAGTGACAAGTGCATCAGACCGGCGCCGACAGAATTCAGGGCCTCACTGAACCGATCCTGGATCAAGACTTATGAGGACATCCTAGATAACCTGGACACCAAGACTTTCCAGGTGGTCGATGCCAGGCCAGCAGGCAGGTTCAGAGGACTGGACCCTGAACCCAGAGACA ACACGGAGCCTGGCCACATCCCTGGCTCCATCAGCATGCCCTTCCACTCCTTCCTGTCCCCATCGGGTCACTTCCTGCCAAACGAGGAACTCCAGGCTTTGTTCAAGTGGGCGGGCGTTGACCTCACTCGCCCCATTTGTGTCTCGTGTGGCTCAGCCGTGACGGCGTGCCTCGTAGCGCTCGCGGCACACGAGTGCGGGCACCCTGGCGTGTCGGTGTATGACGGAGGCTGGTCAGAGTGGTACACCCGCGCTGTCCCGGAGCACATCATATCTGAAGGACGAGGGAAGCATCTGTGA
- the rps19bp1 gene encoding ribosomal protein S19 binding protein 1, protein MSVSLVRRGLELLSDDIKDVSKGKKKKQQQTPSSATVMEQVSTKRQGVTKQVKRLQGRLGPGKSKATVKDKRIKSAVEEYRKTQGKSHLSANLKYFMDTGCKTTVSDTLKILSHNTGRQSRNHPDRSAKKPKKPVKSESLFTEKEFQQFQKEYFGRTVEKKKK, encoded by the exons ATGTCGGTGTCTTTGGTGAGGAGAGGTCTGGAGCTGCTCAGCGACGACATTAAGG ATGTCAGtaaagggaagaagaagaagcagcaacaAACCCCGAGCTCGGCCACTGTGATGGAGCAGGTGAGCACGAAGAGACAGGGAGTCACAAAGCAGGTAAAACGGCTGCAGGGTCGCCTGGGTCCCGGCAAGAGCAAAGCTACAGTCAAGGACAAGAGGATCAAGTCTGCTGTAG aGGAGTACAGGAAGACACAGGGGAAGAGCCATCTGAGTGCAAACCTCAAGTACTTTATGGATACTGGCTGTAAAACCACAGTTTCTGATACTTTAAAG ATCCTGAGTCACAATACAGGCAGACAGTCCAGGAACCATCCGGACCGATCGGCCAAGAAGCCCAAGAAACCTGTCAAGTCTGAGTCGTTGTTCACCGAGAAAGAGTTCCAGCAGTTCCAGAAGGAATACTTTGGCAGGACtgttgagaagaagaagaagtaa